The Microvirga thermotolerans sequence AGGTCGATCGTTCTCGTCGTCATACCAGGACCGGTTTCGCGTTCTGCGCGCCGACATTGAAGACGCGCTTGTAGTGCTCGATCTCCGCCTTCGGCCCCATGGCCTTGGTGGGATTGTCGGAGAGCTTCACCGTGGGCCTGCCGTTGGCCGAGATGACCTTGCAGACGATGGAGATCGGATCGAGCCGCCCATCGGGGGCGAGGCCGCGGAAGTCGTTCGTCAGCAGGGTTCCCCAGCCGTAGCCGATGCGCATGCGCCCCCAGAAATGCCGATGGATGCGCTGGATCACGTCCACGTCGAGACCGTCGGAGAAGATGGCGAGCTTCTCCTTCGGATTCTGGCCGCGCTCCTGCCACCAGGCGATAGCCTCCTCCCCTCCCTCGATAGGGTCCTTGGAATCGATGCGGATGCCCGTCCACGCGGCGACCCAGGCCGGTGCGTTGCGCAGGAAGTTGGTGGTGCCGTAGGTGTCCGGCAGGATGATGCGCAGGTTGCCCTCGTAGTCGCTCTGCCAGTCGGCGAGGACGCGGTAGGGAGCCATGGCCATGTCGGCGTCGCTGTCGGCGAGCGCCGTGTAGACCATCGGCAGCTCGTGCGCGTTCGTGCCGACGGCCTCGACCTCGCGACGCATGGCGATCAGACAGTTGGACGTACCGAGGAAGGCCGGGCCGAGGCCCTCGATCATGGCCTGCACGCACCAGTCCTGCCACAGGAAGCCGTGGCGGCGGCGGGTGCCGAAATCGGTGATGGAGAGATCGGGAAGGGTCTTGAGCTGCTGGATCTTCTCCCAGACGCGGGTCATGGCCCGCGCGTAGAGGACCTGGAGCTCGAACTTGCCCATGCCCTTCAGCACCCCGCGCGAGCGCAGCTCGTTGAGAATGGCGAGCGCCGGGATCTCCCACATGGTGGTCTCGATCCAGGGCCCGTGGAAGGTGAGGACGTATTGCCCCTCCTCCTTCTCCAGGAGGTATTCGGGAAAGCGGAAGGTCTCGAGCCAGTCCATGAACTCCGGCGAGAACATCTGCCGCTTGCCGTAGAACGTGTTGCCGCGCAGCCACGTGGACTCGCCGCGGGTGAGGGAGAGCGTCCGCACATGGTCGAGCTGCTCCCGCAGCTCCCCTTCGTCGATGATGTCGGCGAGGCGGATGCGGGTCGTCCTGTTATGGATGCCGAAGGTCACCTGGACGTCCCGGTGGCGGCGGAAAATGGTCTGCGCCATCAGGAGCTTGTAGAAGTCCGTGTCGAGCACGGACCGAACGATCGGATCGATTTTCCAGGTGTGGTTGTACACCCTGGTCGCGATGTCCACCATCGCCTGCTCCTTGCGGCCTTCCGGAAGGCAGGACAATACCGAAGGGCCGTCCCCGATGAAAGAGCATGGCGCGAAGCGCGGCCCTGCGCCCCGCAGATGGGTCAGGGCGGCACGACCTCTATGGGAATGGATGCGTAATAGGCGGCGACGTTCTCGATATCCGCGTCCGACAGGTCCTTCGCAACGATGTTCATGGACTCGTTCCTGCGCGCCTCGCTCCTGTAGTCGCGCAGGGCCTTGACCAGATAGCTCTCCACCTGGCCGGCGAGATTGGGCGCCTCCGGGTTCTTCGAGAGCCCGTCGAGGCCGTGGCAGGCCTGGCAGACCACGGCCGTGCGCCGTCCCGCATCCCTGTCGGCCGCGGCAGCGCCTCCGGCGAAGCCCGCGGCCGCCAGAGCCAGGACGGAAAGCAGCCGGAGCGGCCTGGAAAAGGCCGCCCCCTGCCCGGCATTGCCGCGATCACTGCGTGGCATAGGAGATCCGGTAGATCGCGCCCGCCGTGTCGTCGGACACCAGCAGCGAGCCGTCCGGCAGCATCGCCACGTCGACGGGACGGCCGAGATACTCGCCGTTCTCCGTGAGCCAGCCCTCCGCGAAGACCTGCGGCTTGTCGGCCGTGCCGTCGG is a genomic window containing:
- the pncB gene encoding nicotinate phosphoribosyltransferase — encoded protein: MVDIATRVYNHTWKIDPIVRSVLDTDFYKLLMAQTIFRRHRDVQVTFGIHNRTTRIRLADIIDEGELREQLDHVRTLSLTRGESTWLRGNTFYGKRQMFSPEFMDWLETFRFPEYLLEKEEGQYVLTFHGPWIETTMWEIPALAILNELRSRGVLKGMGKFELQVLYARAMTRVWEKIQQLKTLPDLSITDFGTRRRHGFLWQDWCVQAMIEGLGPAFLGTSNCLIAMRREVEAVGTNAHELPMVYTALADSDADMAMAPYRVLADWQSDYEGNLRIILPDTYGTTNFLRNAPAWVAAWTGIRIDSKDPIEGGEEAIAWWQERGQNPKEKLAIFSDGLDVDVIQRIHRHFWGRMRIGYGWGTLLTNDFRGLAPDGRLDPISIVCKVISANGRPTVKLSDNPTKAMGPKAEIEHYKRVFNVGAQNAKPVLV
- a CDS encoding c-type cytochrome, coding for MPRSDRGNAGQGAAFSRPLRLLSVLALAAAGFAGGAAAADRDAGRRTAVVCQACHGLDGLSKNPEAPNLAGQVESYLVKALRDYRSEARRNESMNIVAKDLSDADIENVAAYYASIPIEVVPP